Proteins found in one Isachenkonia alkalipeptolytica genomic segment:
- a CDS encoding mechanosensitive ion channel family protein, with protein sequence MSFEIGEISFDLSVVQEYSHWIYALGIFLIVSGLRKPISVYTMKIMLGLTAKTKTDFDRKMVKSFEGPFRFLLGFLGIYIALRLLNLPENINVVILRIFRSIFIIAIARGFMNLFNKTSGILENLAKRFSVEVNDILIQFIAKGIRVIIIALTISIVVQEWGYNVNSFVAGLGIGGLAFALAAQDTLANLFGGMVITLDKPFTLEDWIETPSVEGVVEEITFRSTRVRTFAQALVHVPNATIVKEPITNWSRMGKRRIMFTLGVMYSTPRGKLEGCTRLIEELLINHEEIDNEFIVVRFNEFNNSSLDIFIYCFALTTQWGEFLRIQEDINFKTMDILEKEGVSVAFPSRSIYFENQIQKEVSGSKCTGKKEKENGDGMDEDVVGGRGQA encoded by the coding sequence ATGTCATTCGAAATCGGAGAAATCAGTTTTGATCTCAGCGTAGTTCAGGAATATTCCCACTGGATCTATGCCCTGGGGATCTTTCTTATTGTCAGTGGCCTTCGAAAACCCATCAGCGTATATACGATGAAAATTATGCTGGGGCTAACTGCGAAGACTAAGACGGACTTTGATCGTAAAATGGTAAAATCCTTTGAAGGTCCTTTTCGATTTCTCCTGGGCTTTTTAGGGATATACATCGCACTGAGACTATTGAATCTTCCGGAGAATATAAATGTTGTAATACTCAGGATTTTCCGCTCGATTTTTATTATCGCCATTGCCCGGGGATTTATGAATTTATTCAATAAAACCTCCGGGATACTGGAAAATCTCGCCAAACGTTTTTCCGTGGAAGTGAATGATATTCTAATCCAGTTTATCGCCAAGGGAATCCGGGTCATTATTATTGCCTTAACCATAAGCATTGTGGTCCAGGAATGGGGGTATAATGTAAACAGTTTTGTGGCGGGTCTCGGGATCGGGGGCTTAGCCTTTGCTCTGGCAGCTCAGGATACCTTAGCCAACCTTTTCGGCGGTATGGTGATTACCCTGGACAAACCCTTCACCTTGGAGGATTGGATTGAGACCCCCTCGGTGGAAGGGGTGGTGGAGGAAATTACTTTTCGAAGCACCCGGGTTCGAACCTTTGCCCAGGCCCTGGTACATGTGCCCAATGCCACCATCGTAAAAGAGCCGATCACCAATTGGAGCCGAATGGGAAAAAGACGAATCATGTTTACGCTCGGGGTAATGTACTCCACTCCCCGGGGAAAATTGGAAGGGTGTACCCGGTTGATCGAGGAACTGCTTATTAACCATGAGGAAATCGATAATGAATTTATTGTGGTACGCTTTAATGAATTTAATAACAGTAGTCTGGATATTTTTATCTACTGCTTTGCCCTAACCACCCAGTGGGGGGAATTTTTAAGAATTCAAGAGGATATCAACTTTAAAACCATGGACATTCTGGAAAAAGAGGGGGTATCCGTGGCCTTTCCTTCCCGGAGCATTTATTTTGAAAATCAAATCCAAAAAGAAGTTTCCGGATCAAAATGCACCGGAAAAAAAGAAAAAGAAAACGGGGATGGCATGGATGAAGACGTTGTAGGGGGAAGAGGGCAGGCGTAA
- a CDS encoding D-alanine--D-alanine ligase family protein, translating into MKKNILVVLGGQSGEHEVSLMSALSVLKAVDEKKYGIVPVGISKQGTWKFFDEPLNTLREKSWQELRDYLEKEEEQDLSLRTNTQKDPKGQLVLWNQHRKEAIDLVFPVLHGPLGEDGTIQGMCEMLNVPYVGAGVLASSVAMDKAMTKNIVSTLGILQAEYHLVLKEEYQKNEKERERQKQLIEKRFSYPVFIKPANLGSSVGITKAHNAQELLEGIDLALSFDRKVLVEEFIDAREIECGILGNYSPKASLPSEIIPHNEFYDYRDKYFDGKSQFVIPAKLTKEQREKIQDQGKRIFKAMGCTGLARIDFFVEKTTGAIYFNEINTMPGFTKISMYPKMWEATGIAYEALIEELIELGFRRFHKNEG; encoded by the coding sequence TTGAAAAAAAACATTTTGGTAGTTTTAGGAGGACAGTCGGGAGAGCATGAGGTCTCCCTGATGTCGGCCTTATCAGTACTGAAGGCCGTCGATGAAAAAAAATATGGAATCGTTCCCGTGGGAATATCCAAACAGGGAACCTGGAAGTTTTTTGATGAACCCCTAAATACCCTAAGGGAGAAAAGCTGGCAGGAACTGCGGGATTATCTGGAAAAAGAAGAGGAGCAGGATCTTTCCCTTCGCACCAATACCCAAAAAGATCCCAAGGGGCAGCTGGTGTTATGGAATCAACACCGTAAAGAAGCCATTGACCTGGTATTTCCCGTGCTTCACGGCCCCTTGGGGGAAGACGGCACCATTCAAGGGATGTGTGAGATGTTAAATGTGCCCTATGTGGGGGCGGGGGTACTGGCCTCTTCCGTAGCGATGGATAAGGCGATGACCAAAAACATCGTAAGCACCCTGGGGATTCTTCAGGCGGAGTATCACCTGGTTTTAAAAGAGGAGTATCAGAAAAATGAGAAGGAAAGAGAAAGGCAGAAACAGCTTATTGAAAAGCGCTTTTCCTATCCCGTGTTTATCAAACCCGCAAATCTGGGTTCCAGTGTGGGAATCACCAAAGCTCATAATGCTCAGGAGCTGTTGGAGGGCATCGATTTAGCTCTGAGTTTTGACCGGAAGGTTTTGGTGGAAGAATTCATCGATGCCCGGGAAATTGAATGCGGCATACTGGGGAATTACAGTCCGAAAGCCTCCCTCCCCTCGGAAATCATCCCCCATAATGAGTTTTATGATTACCGGGACAAATATTTTGACGGAAAAAGTCAGTTTGTGATTCCCGCAAAGCTCACCAAGGAACAGCGGGAGAAAATTCAAGACCAGGGAAAAAGGATTTTTAAGGCCATGGGCTGCACGGGCCTGGCCCGTATTGATTTTTTTGTGGAAAAAACCACGGGAGCGATCTATTTTAATGAAATCAATACCATGCCCGGTTTTACCAAGATCAGTATGTACCCTAAAATGTGGGAAGCCACGGGGATTGCCTATGAAGCCCTGATCGAAGAGTTGATCGAACTGGGATTTCGCCGCTTTCATAAAAATGAAGGATAA
- a CDS encoding DUF1934 domain-containing protein — translation MKQQVQVKIIGTQKDAQGEENVIELVTEGTFFKKNGKYYVIYEETELSGMEGSTTTLKIDGEDRVNIRRFGSAKADMIFEKGKTYSTGYETPYGLVEMNITTHRISVSVKEDVPEIFLKIQYRIKVMGSEDTMNILDISIS, via the coding sequence ATGAAACAGCAGGTACAAGTAAAGATCATCGGTACACAAAAAGATGCTCAGGGTGAGGAGAACGTTATAGAACTGGTCACCGAAGGTACTTTTTTTAAGAAAAACGGAAAGTATTATGTAATTTATGAAGAAACGGAACTGTCAGGCATGGAGGGTTCTACCACCACCTTGAAAATTGATGGTGAGGACCGGGTCAATATCCGTCGTTTCGGCAGTGCCAAGGCGGATATGATTTTTGAAAAAGGGAAGACCTACTCTACAGGCTACGAAACGCCCTACGGTCTTGTGGAGATGAATATTACCACCCACCGGATATCGGTTTCCGTCAAAGAGGATGTGCCGGAAATATTTCTAAAAATCCAGTACCGAATTAAAGTGATGGGAAGCGAAGACACCATGAATATTTTGGATATTTCTATTTCTTAA
- a CDS encoding peptidylprolyl isomerase → MTTENKVLAVVEGREITQQDVDALLGSLDPQRAMQFQSEEGKKTLVEELVNQELFFLKAKENNLEKDEEFQQELEKIKDNFLKQYAINKTIKDAEVKPEEAEVFYESNKDQFQEPEKVACKHILMDDEEALAQVKSDIDAGNISFEDAAKENSKCPSKEQGGDLGAFPKGKMVPEFEEAAFNMEEGTISAPVKTQFGVHLIKVEEKTEASVKSFEEVKGQLMQNLLMQKQQALYTEKVNEYKEQFNVEMNL, encoded by the coding sequence ATGACTACAGAAAACAAAGTATTAGCCGTGGTGGAAGGACGGGAAATCACCCAACAGGATGTGGATGCCTTATTAGGGTCTTTAGATCCCCAACGAGCCATGCAGTTTCAATCGGAAGAAGGCAAAAAAACCCTAGTGGAGGAACTGGTAAACCAAGAGCTGTTTTTCTTAAAAGCCAAGGAAAATAACCTGGAAAAAGACGAGGAATTCCAACAGGAGCTGGAAAAAATCAAGGATAACTTCCTAAAGCAGTACGCCATCAACAAAACCATCAAAGATGCGGAAGTAAAGCCGGAAGAGGCGGAAGTATTCTACGAAAGCAACAAAGACCAATTCCAAGAGCCGGAAAAAGTGGCCTGCAAGCACATTCTTATGGATGATGAAGAAGCCCTAGCCCAGGTGAAAAGCGACATCGACGCCGGCAACATCAGCTTTGAAGATGCGGCTAAGGAAAACTCCAAGTGCCCCTCTAAAGAACAGGGCGGCGACCTCGGTGCTTTCCCTAAAGGAAAAATGGTGCCGGAATTTGAAGAAGCGGCTTTTAACATGGAGGAAGGAACCATCAGTGCTCCGGTTAAAACCCAGTTTGGTGTTCACTTAATTAAAGTGGAGGAAAAGACCGAAGCCTCGGTAAAATCCTTCGAAGAAGTAAAGGGACAGTTAATGCAAAACCTCTTAATGCAAAAACAACAAGCTCTTTATACCGAGAAAGTTAACGAATACAAAGAGCAGTTCAACGTAGAGATGAACCTGTAA
- the ispE gene encoding 4-(cytidine 5'-diphospho)-2-C-methyl-D-erythritol kinase: MEKIRIKTYGKINLYLEVIKKREDGYHDLQMVMQSIGLYDEVSLQKKERDEITLYTNSPYIPTDEGNIAVQAAKLMKEEFQIDQGVEISITKNIPVAAGLAGGSANAAGVLKGLNELWELKLRDEKLRELGLRLGADVPFVLMEGAAVAEGIGERLTPIEGLKNTWLVLCKPGISISTPEVYKALDLEALERRPLPPGFLSAIEKRDLRTLSKTMYNALESVTAKKHGVIEDIKKKMMQYNAIGAMMTGSGPTVFGIFKDQDRAKKAARNLRKYHHQTYVVNTYNK, from the coding sequence ATGGAGAAAATAAGGATCAAAACCTATGGGAAAATTAATCTATATCTGGAGGTTATTAAAAAGCGGGAAGACGGATACCACGACCTCCAAATGGTTATGCAAAGCATCGGTCTTTACGATGAAGTAAGTCTACAGAAAAAAGAAAGGGATGAAATCACCTTATATACTAACTCCCCCTACATACCCACGGATGAAGGGAATATCGCCGTACAGGCGGCGAAGTTGATGAAGGAAGAATTTCAAATTGATCAAGGGGTGGAAATTTCCATTACAAAAAATATCCCTGTAGCCGCCGGACTCGCCGGGGGCAGTGCCAATGCGGCAGGGGTTTTAAAGGGCTTGAATGAACTGTGGGAACTTAAGCTAAGGGATGAAAAACTTCGGGAGCTGGGCCTTCGCTTAGGGGCGGATGTCCCCTTCGTCTTGATGGAAGGGGCCGCCGTGGCGGAGGGGATCGGAGAGCGGCTGACCCCTATTGAAGGCCTCAAAAACACTTGGCTGGTACTGTGTAAGCCCGGCATCTCCATATCCACTCCCGAGGTATATAAAGCGTTGGATCTGGAAGCCCTTGAGAGAAGACCTTTACCCCCGGGGTTTTTAAGCGCCATTGAAAAAAGGGATCTGAGAACCCTCAGTAAAACTATGTATAATGCGTTGGAAAGCGTAACCGCGAAAAAACACGGAGTGATTGAGGATATCAAAAAAAAGATGATGCAGTACAATGCCATTGGAGCTATGATGACCGGTAGCGGGCCTACGGTGTTCGGTATTTTTAAAGACCAGGACCGGGCAAAAAAAGCGGCCAGGAACCTGAGGAAGTATCATCATCAAACCTATGTGGTCAATACCTATAACAAATAG
- the liaF gene encoding cell wall-active antibiotics response protein LiaF: MKTNIGRPFIGILLITLGVLYLLTNIGVIPLGLREVLSNYWPAVIILWAGYRLVEGFFLKTTGKHKFNRIYWSLGFIIIGGVLLENRVNYVTTESIGLWSILFSIVIIYAGLSIVFFKSNSMEIRFDGKEAGGKCHKTAKEQPEGFAGAFEEEREEDHPGDEKAGYSKDEIKERIKQKQQAKKEKFQQKNKKDRKNYGYKFDKDRFHFVGEIRLGDQPWALENSSYSLGVGEVYMDLTTALLEEGVTYINLSGWVGSVQIVVPEDLAIDVSADVNIGSVEIFGEEQEFSRHHKNRRSGVSSNLLCYRSEDYDEALKKVRINASVNIGEVSVKKVG; this comes from the coding sequence ATGAAGACAAATATAGGCAGACCTTTTATCGGAATCCTGTTAATCACCCTGGGGGTTTTATATCTGCTGACGAATATCGGGGTGATTCCCCTGGGCCTTCGTGAAGTGCTATCAAATTACTGGCCGGCAGTTATTATTCTCTGGGCAGGCTATCGGTTGGTGGAAGGCTTCTTTTTAAAAACCACAGGAAAGCATAAATTCAATCGAATTTATTGGTCTCTGGGATTTATCATTATCGGCGGGGTGCTCTTGGAGAATCGGGTTAATTATGTTACCACGGAAAGCATAGGATTATGGAGCATCCTGTTTTCCATAGTGATTATCTATGCGGGGCTAAGCATTGTGTTCTTTAAGTCCAATAGTATGGAGATTCGCTTTGATGGAAAGGAAGCGGGGGGAAAATGCCATAAGACGGCTAAAGAGCAGCCGGAAGGCTTTGCAGGGGCCTTTGAAGAGGAAAGGGAAGAGGATCATCCGGGAGATGAGAAGGCCGGGTATTCCAAGGATGAAATAAAAGAGCGGATCAAACAGAAACAGCAGGCAAAAAAAGAAAAATTTCAACAAAAAAATAAGAAGGATCGGAAGAATTATGGGTATAAATTCGATAAAGACCGTTTTCATTTCGTAGGAGAAATCCGTCTGGGAGACCAGCCCTGGGCACTGGAAAACAGCAGCTACAGTTTAGGGGTGGGAGAGGTCTATATGGACCTTACAACAGCTCTTTTGGAAGAAGGGGTAACCTATATAAACCTCTCCGGTTGGGTGGGGAGCGTACAAATCGTTGTTCCCGAGGACCTGGCCATCGATGTATCCGCGGATGTGAATATTGGAAGCGTGGAGATTTTCGGCGAAGAACAGGAGTTTTCAAGACATCATAAAAACCGGCGCTCCGGGGTATCCTCTAATTTGCTGTGTTATCGAAGTGAAGACTATGATGAGGCATTAAAAAAGGTTCGAATCAACGCATCGGTAAATATCGGAGAGGTTTCCGTAAAAAAGGTGGGATAA